TTTCCTGAACGCCCTGAACGCGGTGGGGGCCACCACTTGCGCCACCCACCTGTACAACGCGATGGGCGGAATCGAGGGCCGTGTTCCCGGCCCTCCTGCCGCGCTGCTGGCCGACGCCCATGCTTACTTGGAAGTCATTCTGGACAACATTCACGTTCACCCCACCAGTTTCCGCTTGGCCTGCGCCGCTGCAGCGGGGCGGGTCACCCTGATCACCGACGCCATGCGTGCCGCCGGCCTGGGCGACGGCGAGAGCGAACTGGGCGGTCAACGCGTGATCGTCCAGAATGGACGCGCCAATCTGGAAAGCGGGTCGCTGGCCGGAAGCCTGCTGACGATGGACGTTGCCCTGAAGAACGCCGTTAGCGCAGGTATCCCGCTGGAGGAGGCCAGCCGCATGCTGAGTGAAACGCCCGCCCGCTCGCTGGGCCTGAATGACCGGGGAGCGCTAAAGCCAGACCTACGCGCCGACCTGGTGGTGCTTGACGGCGATCTGAACGTGCTGGAGGTCTTCGTGGGGGGAAAAAGGATCAGTGCCCGGCCAGAAACTCCAGGACATCCTGGTTAAATTCCTCCACTCGCTCCACAATCGGAATATGGCCGGTAGCGGGGTAAGTGATGAACTCGGCACCGGGAATGTGGGCGGCCAAATGTTGCCCGTTCTCGTAGCGCACTAATGGATCGGCGTCACCGTGGACCACCAGCGTCGGGACGAGCAGTTTATCCAGCTCGGCGGTCACGTCATGCGTGCGCGTGGAACGAAACTGGCGGGCGTAGCGTTCGGGGGTCAGCGGGCGGTAACTCGCGTTGGCGGCAACCGTGTCGGCGGCCTGCGGGTTGGCCTCCAGAAAACCAGGGGTCATGATCAGGCCGTAGGTACGGCGGGCGCGTTCGCCGGGGGACAGCGTGAAATCGGGACGCAAGGCGTCCAGCCCCGCCCCGTCCGGCCTGACATGGCTTGCCCCACCCGCCGAGGTGCTGACTAGGGTGAGGCTGGACACCAGTTCTGGCCAGCGCACGGCCAGATTCAGCGCGATAAATCCGCCCATGCTGATGCCCACGATGTGTGCGGGCGCAGCGTTCATGGCCCGCAGGAAGGCGGCGGCGTCATCCGCCTGATCGGCGGTGGAGTAGTCGGTGTCTGCGGGGTCGCTGTCACCCGTATCGCGGTGATCAATGGCCAATGCGCGGTATTTCTCCCCAAAGACCGGAAGCTGTCCGCGCCAGCCCAGGCGGTTGCTGCCCAGCCCGGTCAGAAAGAGGACGTTGCCCTGCGGGTGTTCGGGACGAATCTCGTCATAGGCCAGGGTGCGCGTGCCGATGTTGCACAGGCGGGGTTCGGAAAGCGGCCCGGTCATCAGAACCATTCCGCCTGCATCTGTGAGGTGGTGGAATCGGCACTGGCAAGCAGGTCAGCGTGGGCACGGACCTTGGGCAGTTCGTGCGTGGCAAAGAAGCGGGCAGCGTGCAGTTTGCCGCGATAGAAGTTGGCGTCGTCTCCCCTTGCCTCCGGCAGCGCGTGAGCGGCAGCCGTCGCCTGCCGCAACCACATCCAGCCCACGACGGTATGACCCAGCATCTCCAGTGCGCTGTTGGCATTCGCCAGGAAGAGATCCGGCCCCAGTTCGATGGCCCGTCCCAGAAGAGCTTTCAGGGCATTCTGATTCTGCTCCAGGGCTGTCTTCAGGGCAGTTCGAATCTCGTCCAGACCCTCCAGACCTTCGGAGGCCTGTAGATCGGCTTCGATCCGCGCCATCAGGAGCTCCAGGCCGCGTCCGCCCGCCTGCGTCAGCTTGCGACCCAGCAGATCGTTGCCCTGAATGCCCTCGGTGCCCTCGTGGATGGGGTTCAGGCGATTGTCGCGGTAGTACATCTCTACCGGGTAATCGCGGGTGTATCCAGCCCCACCCATCACCTGAATCGCGTCGCTCAGCGCTTCTTGGCTGTACTTGCTCGGCCAGGATTTAACGATGGGTGTCAGCAGGTCAAGCAGCAGGGATGTGTCGGCGCGGCCTTCCTCCGGCCCTGTTTGCAGATCATCGACCAGGCTGGAGGCATACAGGCCCAGCGCCAGCCCACCCTCTACAAAGGCCTTTTGCCGCAGCAGCAGCCGCTTCACGTCCGCGTGACCGATGATCGCAATGGCCGGGCTAAGGGGATCCTTGTTGCTGGCGGCGCGGCCCTGGGCGCGTTCACGGGCATACTCCAGGCTCGCCAGATACCCCGCGTAGCCCAGCATCACCGCGCCCATACCGACGCCAATTCGCGCCTCGTTCATCATGTGGAACATCTGCCGCAGCCCGTGGCCGGGTTCGCCCACCAGTTCACCAATCGTCTCACCGCCCTCACCGAAATTGAGCAACGTGTTGGTGGTGCCACGGTAACCCATCTTGTGGTTCAGACCCGCCAGCACGACATGATTGCTCTCGCCGGGCGTGCCATCCTCGTTGACTTTGAATCTCGGCACCAGAAAGAGGCTGATTCCCTTGACCCCCGCCGGCCCACCCTTGATGCGAGCCAGGACAAGGTGAACGATGTTCTCGCTCAGCTCGTGTTCACCACCTGAAATCCACATCTTGCTGCCGCTGATGCTGTAGGTGCCGTCCTCCCTGGGGGTGGCGGTGGTGGTGATATCAGCCAGTCCGGACCCGGCATGCGGTTCGGAAAGGGCCATCGTGCCAAACCAGCGGCCTTCCACCAGTGGCAGCATGTACTTTTTCTGCTGCTGAGGTGAGGCAAAGACCCGTTGCAGATTGGCGTTGCCGATGGTCAGGAAGGGGTAGCCGCTGCTGCCCACGTTCGCTGCCTGAAAGTGCGCCTGAACTGCCTGCGTCATCACCCACGGCAGTTGCAGGCCGCCCAGTTCCTCATCATGGTGAGCGCTGAAGAATCCAGCCTCCCGGAAGGCGCGCATGGCCTCCCCCACCGCAGGCAGCAGTTTCACCTTGCCGTCGACCACATGCGGCTCGTTCAGGTCCGCCTCACGGGCGTGATTGGCAAAATACCTGTCCGCCACGTTGTACGCGAGACTCAACACGTCCTCGTACACTTCGCGGCTGTGATCGGCAAAACGGGGACGCCCCGGCAGGGCGGCGGTGTCCAGCACCTCAAACAGTTGAAAACGCAGGTCTCGTTTGCTCAGGAAGGGGGCCATAGGGGTACTCCTTGGTATGGGAATGGAACGGGGCGGGTGTCCGCGCACGTCTATTTTGAACGTTGGCGTTAATATAGGGCATAGCGCACCACCGTCTCAGTCCCGTTTCCAGGAGGTTCCATCATGCGCGCCCTGATCTGCCAAACATTCGACCAGCCCGAAACACTGACCGTCCAGACCCAGCCCGATCCCACGCCCGGCCCCAACGAAATCGTCCTAGAAGTCAGGGCGGCAGGCGTGAACTACCCGGATGCCCTGATGGTCATGGGCCAGTACCAGATCAAGCCTCCTCTACCGTTCGTCCCTGGGGCCGAGGCGGCGGGGGTTGTCAGCGCCATTGGCGAAGGGGTCAAACACCTGAGCGTCGGTCAACGCGTAGTGGCGTTCACCGGGCTGGGCGCGTTCGCCACGCATCTGAAAGCCGACGCGGCAACCGTGATGCCTTTACCGGACGGGATGGAGTTCGAGGTGGCTGCAACGCTGCCTCTGGCCTACGGCACCACCATGCACGCGCTGGTGGACCGCGCGCAGCTCAAGGCTGGCGAAACCCTGCTGGTGCTGGGCGCAGCGGGCGGCGTGGGGCTAGCAGCCGTGATGATCGGCAAGGCGTTGGGTGCGCGGGTGATCGCGGCCGCCGGCAGCGACGAAAAGTTGCAACTGGCCCGTAATCACGGCGCGGATGAGGGTCTCAATTACGCCACCGAGGATTTGCGCGAACGCCTCAAAACCCTGACCGGCGGCAAGGGGCCAGATGTCATCTTTGACCCTGTAGGCGATCAGTACGCCGAACCGGCCTTTCGCAGCATCGGCTGGGGCGGGCGCTATCTGGTAATCGGTTTCGCGGGCGGCGAGATTCCCAAATTGCCCCTGAATCTGCCCCTACTCAAGGGTGCCTCGCTGGTGGGCGTGTTCTGGGGCGAATTCGCCAGACGTGATCCAGCGGCCAACGCGCGCAACCTGGCGCGGCTCGCGGGCTGGGTCCTGGAAAACACCGTCAAACCGCTGGTGAGTGGGCGCTATTC
The genomic region above belongs to Deinococcus humi and contains:
- a CDS encoding acyl-CoA dehydrogenase; this translates as MAPFLSKRDLRFQLFEVLDTAALPGRPRFADHSREVYEDVLSLAYNVADRYFANHAREADLNEPHVVDGKVKLLPAVGEAMRAFREAGFFSAHHDEELGGLQLPWVMTQAVQAHFQAANVGSSGYPFLTIGNANLQRVFASPQQQKKYMLPLVEGRWFGTMALSEPHAGSGLADITTTATPREDGTYSISGSKMWISGGEHELSENIVHLVLARIKGGPAGVKGISLFLVPRFKVNEDGTPGESNHVVLAGLNHKMGYRGTTNTLLNFGEGGETIGELVGEPGHGLRQMFHMMNEARIGVGMGAVMLGYAGYLASLEYARERAQGRAASNKDPLSPAIAIIGHADVKRLLLRQKAFVEGGLALGLYASSLVDDLQTGPEEGRADTSLLLDLLTPIVKSWPSKYSQEALSDAIQVMGGAGYTRDYPVEMYYRDNRLNPIHEGTEGIQGNDLLGRKLTQAGGRGLELLMARIEADLQASEGLEGLDEIRTALKTALEQNQNALKALLGRAIELGPDLFLANANSALEMLGHTVVGWMWLRQATAAAHALPEARGDDANFYRGKLHAARFFATHELPKVRAHADLLASADSTTSQMQAEWF
- a CDS encoding NADPH:quinone oxidoreductase family protein translates to MRALICQTFDQPETLTVQTQPDPTPGPNEIVLEVRAAGVNYPDALMVMGQYQIKPPLPFVPGAEAAGVVSAIGEGVKHLSVGQRVVAFTGLGAFATHLKADAATVMPLPDGMEFEVAATLPLAYGTTMHALVDRAQLKAGETLLVLGAAGGVGLAAVMIGKALGARVIAAAGSDEKLQLARNHGADEGLNYATEDLRERLKTLTGGKGPDVIFDPVGDQYAEPAFRSIGWGGRYLVIGFAGGEIPKLPLNLPLLKGASLVGVFWGEFARRDPAANARNLARLAGWVLENTVKPLVSGRYSLDDGPQAMRALLERRVTGKVVIIP
- a CDS encoding alpha/beta fold hydrolase, with the protein product MTGPLSEPRLCNIGTRTLAYDEIRPEHPQGNVLFLTGLGSNRLGWRGQLPVFGEKYRALAIDHRDTGDSDPADTDYSTADQADDAAAFLRAMNAAPAHIVGISMGGFIALNLAVRWPELVSSLTLVSTSAGGASHVRPDGAGLDALRPDFTLSPGERARRTYGLIMTPGFLEANPQAADTVAANASYRPLTPERYARQFRSTRTHDVTAELDKLLVPTLVVHGDADPLVRYENGQHLAAHIPGAEFITYPATGHIPIVERVEEFNQDVLEFLAGH